From uncultured Pseudodesulfovibrio sp.:
TCTTCAAAATCCTCGCGGGGCTGTCTTGCTTCGAACCGATCAAACCATTACGCACGAGCAATATGAGGTGGCCTTGATTGCTGCAACGTCTTGCCAGCAAACATTTTGAGCAAACTGTAAAACGGAATAAAAGAAACCCGGAGCGGAGAGGTACTCCGCCCCGAGTGTTTATGTTTTAGTAGTAGCTGTCGGCATCGGTCAGCATTCAGTAGATGATACGTATTTCGTATACATCAGTGATCTCAGCATAAAGATGCCACGAAGCCCTTATACTGTTATTTTTCTAGTACAACCCATTGGGGTGACACGAGGAGTTAGCGCAACCAGTCAAGTCCTTGTCGCCAGCAAACTCTTCTTGATGACAAGAGAGACAAGACGCTTTTCCAGTGCCTTTCACATGCATTGCACGGAAGTAGGACTTATGCCCCTGAGCATCCGGAGTCACATCGGTATGGCAGTTCGCGCACGACTCAGGTTCATCTGCTACTTCGTTTTTGTGATGACAGGTGAAGCAATCAATGTCCTCATGACTGGAATGGTTGAAGACAACCCCGAGGTTGCGCTTGCTGTTTCCTTCAATGACATTAATTTCAAGGTCATCATCAGGAGCATCAATAGCTGAGACCAGCTCCGTCTGAGCAAAGGCCAATACTGCGGTAAAACAAACACACAGCAGGGACATGATGAATACTTTTTTCATACTATTTCCTTTACGTATGTATGTTTACGCTTTTGCCTTTGAGCCAAAGCGACCGGCAAGCAAATCACGGCGATTGACGCCACTTTTGGCCTGTGCATTTTTCATCATTTTGCTTCCATCCAAAGATGCAAGCAAATTACCATTGTAGCTTTCTGGCGAAGCAGTACATAAGTAAATGACACGAACAGACTCAGGGTCTGCAAGGTAAGCATCCGGGTTGGTTTTCTTCACTTCTGCCAAACGTTTTTCCGCGAGGGCGATCATATCTTCACGATCCCCAAAGTTCATAGTGCCAGTAGGACAACTTTGAACACAGGCAGGAAGAAGGCCAGCTTCTACGCGGTCCAAGCACATATCGCACTTGAACCATTCTCCGCTCTCTTCGTCCATGCGGGGTACGTTATACGGACACAATTCTTCACTGGTAACCTTGTCACCAATGCCCGAAGTGCGGCTATTCATAACAACAGCCCCAGTTTTGGGATCTTGTTCAATACCATTTTCGCAGTACATATTCCCGATGGACTTACAAGGAGGTTCGAGACAATGACGGCACTGTTCTGGGAAAAAATTCCATTGCAGTTTGCCATTGGCATCACGCTCTTCGTGAAAACGAACAAGACGGATAGTCTTGGAAGACAAGTCTTGTGGATTCTGGTGGGAGCCAACATTGCGCGTTTTTTCGGCAGGGAGATTTTTCCACTGCTTACATGCAACCTGACAACCTCGACACGCGGTGCAAAGAGTCAGATCAACAAAAAAGCTTTTACCACTCATTATTTATCCCCTTCTTTCCACTTGCGTAAGTTGACCATGAACGCTTTGTATTCAGGAATACCGGTATTTGGGTCACCAACGTTTGGTGTTACAATGTTTGCAGAATCGCCACCGTCGACAGGTTTCACCCAGCCGTAGTGCCAAGGCATACCGACCATATGAACGTCGTTACCATCAATGTTGAATGGCTGAACTCGTTCGGTAACCATTGCAATTGCCCATAAGGAACCACGAACACTTTCAATGGTGACTTTTTCACCATTTTCAATACCGCGAAGTTCAGCAAGTTGTGGACTGATCTCAACAAACATCTGTGGTTCAGCCTCTACCAACCAGTCACACCAGCGAGTCATAGACCCTGTTTGCCAGTGTTCGGTCACGCGATACGTAGTACCAACGAACGGGTAGCGTGGATCACATACGGCTTTTTCTTCGCTTTTCACCTGAACCGCTGTCGGATTGTGGAGCGTGCCAGAGAAAGGATGCTTTTCAACAGGACATTCCAATGGTTCATAGTATTCGGGCAGGGGCCCATCAGCGCGACCTGGCCCAAAGAGCTGACCGAAGCCGTTTTTGCGCATGATAAACGGATGCTTGGTGCCTGGGGCCCAACCACCGTCAGGGACGTCGCCTTCCCATTTCTTACCATTCCATTTGATAACAACTCGTTCCGGGTTCCAAGGTTTGCCCTTTGGATCGACGGATGCTCTATTATAGAGGATGCGGCGGTTAACAGGCCAACACCATGTCCAATTCGGGAACAAACCAATCTTCTCCTGAAGAGAAGACTGGCTGGAATTATGGCGTTCAGATTTATTTTCAGTGTCACTCACGGAGTTACAATAGAGCCAGTTACCGGATGTGGTGGAGCCATCATCCTGAAGGTATGCAAAGCTGGGAACCTGCTGCCCTTTCTTAAACTGCTTACCTTTGACGACAGTATCTTTGGTGAACCAACCGTTAATGAGCCTTGCGGTTTGTTGTGCGCTGAACTCCATGTGACCATGAGTATTTTCCACACACATATTGTCGAAGCTCATGCGGGTGATTGGTTCAGGATATGCTCCACCGTCTTTCTCATAAAGATGGGCCATTTCTTCCCACAATTCGTGGAAGTAGTGACCATCAGTGAGTACGCCATCTTTGGGTTCTGGCCCAGCATAGCGCCACTGCATCCAACGACCAGAGTTTGAAACCGAACCTTCTTTTTCGAGTGCTGTTGCACAAGGGATAAAGAATGTTTCAGTTTTAACTTTGGCAGGATCCATCCCTGGACCTTTCCAAAAGCTCGAGGTTTCACAGTCAAAGACGTTGACGTTGACCATCCAATCCAGCTCAGAAAGAGCCTTACGTGTCTTTACAGCGTCAGGACTGGAGCATGCGGGGTTCATGCCCCAAATCCATGCACCAGTGAATCCGCCATTGTACATGCGGTCGATAAGTGGAATCCACGAGTATTCGCTTGCCTTATGGTTTTCCAACTTTGGCAGGTAGCTATAAGCATTTCTTGGATCATCATCAGAGTACATAGCTTTGAGCAAGCTTGCAGAGTACTTAGGATAATTTTGCCACCAGTTTGCACTCTTTGGGTCCTTGGTTACAGGCGCAAATTTCTTGTTGTACTGGTCAAGAGTGTCCAGTCCAGCAAGTGGAGTTGCAATATAACCAGGGAGGATATGATACAGGAGAGCGTAGTCAGTAGACCCCTGAACATTGCACTCGCCGCGCAGTGCGTTAACACCACCACCAGCGATACCGATGTTGCCAAGCATGAGCTGAATCATGGCCATGGCGCGGATGTTCTGCACCCCAACGGAGTGCTGAGTCCAACCCATCGCGTACATGATAGTACCAGCTTTTTTCGCAGTACCAGTAGCAGAGTACAATTTGTAGAGTTCAATCAAATCTTCAGGGGAAATACCCGACATTTTTGAAACGTTATCTAACGTATAACGTTCGTAATGTTTTTTCATAATCTGAAAAACACAACGGGGGTGTTCCAAGGATTTGTCCATTTTGGCGACGCCATTGGCGTCCTTTTCAAATGCCCATTTTGATTTATCATAAGAGGCAGTTTCAGGATCAAACCCAGAGAAGATGCCATCCTCGTATTTGTACTCTTTACCAACGATAAAAGAAGCGTTGGTGTAATCGCGCATATATTCGAGAAAATAACGTTTATTATCAATAATATACTTAATCATACCGCCAAGAACAGCGATATCGGAACCAGAACGAAGCGCAATATGCTTGTCGGAACGAGCGGAGGTACGTGTGAAACGTGGATCAACATGAATGATCTTTCCGCCCTTGGCTTGCGCTTTTAAAGCCCATTTAAAGGAAATGGGATGATTTTCGGCAGCATTGCTGCCCATAATCAAAATACAATCACTGTTCTGTAAATCATTCCAGTGGTTGGTCATCGCACCGCGTCCGAACGACTCTCCCAGAGCCGCAACAGTTGCACTGTGTCAGATACGTGCCTGATGTTCGAGGTATACAATGCCTTGAGAACGCATAAATGCGTGCATGGCGTAACATTCTTCGTTGTCCAATGCAGCAGAACCAAGCGAAGCTACACCCATGTTGCGGTTAACAACTTGACCTTTATCGTTCTTTTCTTGGAAAGATTTATCGCGGGATTCTTTAGCAAGCTTGGCGATGCGTTTTTTACACCAGTCCCAGCTTTTCTCTTCCCACTCACCAGAATACGGTGCGCGGTAGAGGCATTTACCGGTACGCAATTCATTTTCAGTCATCTGAATAGAACTTGCGCCCTTTGCACAGAGAGAACCTTCATTAATGGGGTGGTCGGGATTTCCTTCCACGTTGATGGCTCTTTTGGTCTCTAAAGAGGTAGTAACCACCAATCCACAACCAACAGAACAATAAGCACAAACAGAAGTCGTTTGCTTGCTCCATTGAGGCTTCATCTGAGCGAATTTATCGACCGCTGTCCTTTTACATCCAGCACCGAGGCCAGCAAAGGCTACGCCAAGCGCTGCTGATGAAGACAGCTTTACAAAGTCACGACGATTCAATTTCATTCCGTAATCCTTGATCTGTTATTATCTTCCACGAATTTCACAGCCGAGTACTGTGAGAAGTCTATAGCCAAAGAGCGCCACAGGAGGCTCATGAAAAGCCATGCCATCGCAAAAAGAAACTGGAGCCCAAGTAAAAACTTGAACATCCAGCGTTTCGGCATACTTTTCACACGCCTCAAGAGACACCCCAAGCCCCCCGAAAGGGAGATCGGCTGTGCTCTGCGCCGTTATCGGTTTTCCATTGTGTGCCATAATGCACCTCCTTAGCCTTGCTTTTTATACTTCGTGTACAAAAGGCGTAGATAGATAGGGGGAATCCAAGAGAGCGGCAAAAGAAAGCAACTTACACAAGGTTATGCACCACTTAGGAGCGGCTCTACTTATAGACTCTGATGATTTCTACAAAATAAAAACGAGACTGCTTATAGCTCCTGAATATTTCGATAGAATCAAAGTCATATGGCGACTCAAAACCACAAAAAAAGGGTTCCAAGTATCTCACTTGGAACCCTGAACTTTCTTGTGGTGGACCAGAAGGGAATCGAACCCACGCCCTCTTGAATGCCATTCAATCTCATAAAATTTTAGTTGATTGGAATACTTATATTTTTAGACTAAAAACATACAACGACGATATATTTTCAGGCAGTGGTGCAAAAAGATTTAAATTACATCAGATGTATTCATCGCAAACTCTCGTGTTAAAAATTGAACACGAAAAGGTGTCCAAAATAGACTAAAAAAACGCACGCCTCATCGAAAATCAACCAGCCAACGGCAGTGCCATATTGCTTGTCAGCCACCAAACTCGCCAACTCGAAACGTTCAACTGCCGTACAATTCGAATCAAGACAGCCCCAATCACCCACCGTCTCGATAGGGCCACCCTCCCCGTAGACCCGCTCCTTTCAGCCACAATGCAAGGCTAAAACCCTACTGCTGACAAAATTCTCGCAGATGCGACACCACTGGCAATATGCTTACGCGTCCCATCGGACAAATCCAAATTTTCGACAATTTGCAAAGGAGCACTTTCGTAGGCATTCTTCAACATCGTTTCAAAACTATGCCGAAGACGTTCAAAAGCGGCCTTTACATCAACAAAATCATTTGATTGCCCACGCCAAGGCAGCGTCAGGGATTCTGAGATTCTTCCCATTTTATGCGATGGGGTCATAAGCCGATACCATTCAAGTGTCCCATTACCTCGTTCATCTTCGCCTGGGTAACAAAACGAACGCCAAGAAGAGGGTGGCCGGGCAATGGCAGTGTCAACGACCACATGAGGAACGGCCAAGTCCACTTCAAACGATTCCAATTCAATAGAATACTTCAGTACAGGACGATGGTTGCCCCTCTTTTTTTGCACAGTCCATTCAATCTTCATCTTGCCTCCTTCTTATCAAATAATTTCAAGAATATCGCCAAAAGGAGGGACCTTGCCCCCTTGACCAATTTGCGCCCATAAAACAGGATATTCCGGTTCATTCTTGGGGTAACGCATGCACTCCAAATCTGTCAGGTAAACCAAGCACACCGGGTCGATCCCTTCCTGCTCCACCCATTGAAACGCAGGACGGTAATCTGTTCCTCCACCACCTTCCGGAGCGAGATTTAATGGCAAATCAGCCCGCCCAAAAAAATCCGAGCCGGCAACTTGCGCATCACAATACACAACATGAATATTAGTATCGAAGGATTCCAGAATGCCGGATACTTCCGCAGCGAACTGATTCATCTCGGATTCGGACACACTACCAGAGGTGTCAAAAACCAAAACAACCTCGGGCAGCTTTTGATGTGACAATGACGGAAGAATCACATCCAGATATAAAAAACGTTTATTTGGCGGGGTCCAACTATAGTCGTCCCGAGCACGGTCACAAATGTACCGCGAAAGCAATTCCTGCCAATCAAGCTTTGGATTCAACATATCATCCACAAGGCGTGCGAGATTCCCTGGCAGATCACCAATCTCCCGCGCAGTCTGAGCCGCTTGTGCAAGAGCCAGCTCCCACGATTCATCCGTACCGGATTCGTCAGAGGCTCCACCCTCTAGTTCCCGCTCGCCGTCACGAACTTCACCACTCCCTCCGGGATCACCAGACTGGTCGTTCCCTGACTCTTCGGCATCATCACCTTCCATGCCTTCTTCCATGGAACCATCGCCGTCACTTTCACCGGCCCCGGATTCGGACCCTTCTCCCAAATCTTCGCCATCTCCAGCCTTCCCTTCAAGCCCATCCCATTCCACTTCGCCATCCGACTCTCCTTCTCCGTCCGACAAAAAAGGACGATCCTCTTCTGCCTTATGAGAATGTAGTTCAGCATAGATTTCATCGGCACTCAGACCATGAAAGGCTGGGGCATCCAAATATTTGGGTGGCAATTGAATACCGGCATCCAGCAAAATCCAATTGATTGCGTGGTCACAAGCCATATTCCACAGATCGTGACTACGCCCGTTCCGCCGGGTGTGATGCTGACAG
This genomic window contains:
- a CDS encoding cytochrome c3 family protein, yielding MKKVFIMSLLCVCFTAVLAFAQTELVSAIDAPDDDLEINVIEGNSKRNLGVVFNHSSHEDIDCFTCHHKNEVADEPESCANCHTDVTPDAQGHKSYFRAMHVKGTGKASCLSCHQEEFAGDKDLTGCANSSCHPNGLY
- a CDS encoding 4Fe-4S dicluster domain-containing protein, whose translation is MSGKSFFVDLTLCTACRGCQVACKQWKNLPAEKTRNVGSHQNPQDLSSKTIRLVRFHEERDANGKLQWNFFPEQCRHCLEPPCKSIGNMYCENGIEQDPKTGAVVMNSRTSGIGDKVTSEELCPYNVPRMDEESGEWFKCDMCLDRVEAGLLPACVQSCPTGTMNFGDREDMIALAEKRLAEVKKTNPDAYLADPESVRVIYLCTASPESYNGNLLASLDGSKMMKNAQAKSGVNRRDLLAGRFGSKAKA
- the fdnG gene encoding formate dehydrogenase-N subunit alpha — its product is MKLNRRDFVKLSSSAALGVAFAGLGAGCKRTAVDKFAQMKPQWSKQTTSVCAYCSVGCGLVVTTSLETKRAINVEGNPDHPINEGSLCAKGASSIQMTENELRTGKCLYRAPYSGEWEEKSWDWCKKRIAKLAKESRDKSFQEKNDKGQVVNRNMGVASLGSAALDNEECYAMHAFMRSQGIVYLEHQARIUHSATVAALGESFGRGAMTNHWNDLQNSDCILIMGSNAAENHPISFKWALKAQAKGGKIIHVDPRFTRTSARSDKHIALRSGSDIAVLGGMIKYIIDNKRYFLEYMRDYTNASFIVGKEYKYEDGIFSGFDPETASYDKSKWAFEKDANGVAKMDKSLEHPRCVFQIMKKHYERYTLDNVSKMSGISPEDLIELYKLYSATGTAKKAGTIMYAMGWTQHSVGVQNIRAMAMIQLMLGNIGIAGGGVNALRGECNVQGSTDYALLYHILPGYIATPLAGLDTLDQYNKKFAPVTKDPKSANWWQNYPKYSASLLKAMYSDDDPRNAYSYLPKLENHKASEYSWIPLIDRMYNGGFTGAWIWGMNPACSSPDAVKTRKALSELDWMVNVNVFDCETSSFWKGPGMDPAKVKTETFFIPCATALEKEGSVSNSGRWMQWRYAGPEPKDGVLTDGHYFHELWEEMAHLYEKDGGAYPEPITRMSFDNMCVENTHGHMEFSAQQTARLINGWFTKDTVVKGKQFKKGQQVPSFAYLQDDGSTTSGNWLYCNSVSDTENKSERHNSSQSSLQEKIGLFPNWTWCWPVNRRILYNRASVDPKGKPWNPERVVIKWNGKKWEGDVPDGGWAPGTKHPFIMRKNGFGQLFGPGRADGPLPEYYEPLECPVEKHPFSGTLHNPTAVQVKSEEKAVCDPRYPFVGTTYRVTEHWQTGSMTRWCDWLVEAEPQMFVEISPQLAELRGIENGEKVTIESVRGSLWAIAMVTERVQPFNIDGNDVHMVGMPWHYGWVKPVDGGDSANIVTPNVGDPNTGIPEYKAFMVNLRKWKEGDK
- a CDS encoding VWA-like domain-containing protein, with amino-acid sequence MNTARKKILKARTNLLLEQPFFGSLCLRMEPKEDRHCATAWTDGRTLGYNPAYVAGLRDEQVQGLMAHTVMHPACQHHTRRNGRSHDLWNMACDHAINWILLDAGIQLPPKYLDAPAFHGLSADEIYAELHSHKAEEDRPFLSDGEGESDGEVEWDGLEGKAGDGEDLGEGSESGAGESDGDGSMEEGMEGDDAEESGNDQSGDPGGSGEVRDGERELEGGASDESGTDESWELALAQAAQTAREIGDLPGNLARLVDDMLNPKLDWQELLSRYICDRARDDYSWTPPNKRFLYLDVILPSLSHQKLPEVVLVFDTSGSVSESEMNQFAAEVSGILESFDTNIHVVYCDAQVAGSDFFGRADLPLNLAPEGGGGTDYRPAFQWVEQEGIDPVCLVYLTDLECMRYPKNEPEYPVLWAQIGQGGKVPPFGDILEII